In SAR324 cluster bacterium, the following are encoded in one genomic region:
- a CDS encoding MMPL family transporter, translating to MIIKFLQKLKDYPFPVIGVILVITILFAIKAESHLINVDGDLVIDSSLDNYISRDSDSYEFFKQMRDVFGNEEMMIVAMQPHPETGFNVEFFEDMEQLTQRIPKEVPGVMSVVSLTNTPQLEGTCAGKSYLYYEEASLCVNILERYRMNQQCAGKPDSVPADSNGSATTDFLEASPVLLGDAITESPVTTDFLEASPVMLGDSMIEPPVTTDFLEESPVLLDESMSSTVDSAVVEVEQPKVKCVPGLFQNPDDFKQEMDRRARQAYEALKGNSLILKDLISSDFKTASMLVQFGNEIPPEAKQVQIAMENLLAEYQAKGYRLAYAGQSRQQYQASKVLAGDIVRILPLSLLLMVGSLALSFRSARGVLIPLAVIALGMTWTFGIFSIVGENLNPVTMVLPPLLICVGSAYVIFTVNQFYQEIKAGHNTDRRSLLDHTVAHVTVPLFVTALTTVAGFAALIASPIPAIKSMGLYACIGVTIIIALSLTLVPAMLSLMNIPVYKERELKPGKLDDMLNFMANLVGNYPKHLLSMWIGIGALGLVGVTWIEVNSEGGAFPADTPIMQDLKLIEDQLAGTNSLRLVFQNDADPHQLRTAAMMRKLDVLKHMLMEPDPESPILKIEGLRIDKVYTLTEYLKLRYPNLDELTDRGVERFIEQLRANKGPKFISDNNELLQLTVRLQTSGSTAFLQLRSHLEKILPEMFPGFTIRYTGGGVLASESADNIARSQVSSMLLALTIIFVILSAMFMSVKMGVLALYPNIVPILVFFGVLGWLSIPLGVTISVIAAIALGIGVDDTIHYLAHFNENVKKMRNEREASLFTLRQVGRPATYTTVSLCLGFGVFMMSEMETQVLFGALVCFTLLVCWMADMNFTPAITTKTKIITAWDYVGMQLDEAFLKTLEIFQGMSLKEIKLATLSAYTIDLEPGKLLFREKDSGYEAYVIIKGKIQLYREAEFHGTQKIVSEHIPGETLGVRGLFRKSKRTTSAVALENTQVLVLNDDILKKLMGRYPDVATRLFKNFATTLARPIQNAERQVAFKYAQMLGEFEGDPEAYVTFLTEIVDRIVADGSMSPQEKQEIETIVYADGKVTPEEQTQLDRLNALIDSGELVEEESLEDLVNAIIADGEISPEERKALNKAIYADHNVSAEEQAQIDRLNQMIQDRKVIEHKPAFESIFQQMTPREIRWLRHTFEIKHIPQGMRVYSEGDFGDYMLIVMNGKFNIHVKEKGQDYTIATIFEGDVIGAVSIILKDYIRSHSASVLEEAEVMFMSLKGLDRLEKTHRKLASKFYFNMVCMFSDRLEECLDQLQG from the coding sequence ATGATCATCAAATTTTTGCAGAAACTCAAAGATTATCCTTTCCCGGTCATTGGGGTGATTCTGGTCATTACGATTTTGTTTGCCATCAAGGCCGAAAGCCATCTGATCAACGTGGATGGAGATCTGGTGATTGATAGTTCACTCGATAATTATATCAGCCGGGATTCTGATTCCTATGAATTTTTCAAACAGATGCGGGATGTGTTTGGCAACGAGGAAATGATGATTGTGGCCATGCAACCTCACCCTGAAACCGGATTCAATGTGGAATTTTTTGAAGACATGGAGCAGCTTACCCAGCGTATTCCTAAAGAAGTTCCGGGAGTCATGAGTGTGGTGAGTTTGACCAACACCCCTCAACTGGAAGGCACCTGCGCAGGAAAATCCTATTTGTATTACGAAGAAGCATCGCTCTGCGTCAATATTCTGGAACGCTACCGGATGAATCAGCAATGCGCAGGAAAACCGGATTCTGTTCCGGCTGACAGCAATGGTTCCGCCACCACTGATTTTCTGGAAGCGTCTCCCGTTCTGCTTGGCGATGCGATCACTGAATCCCCGGTCACGACAGATTTTCTGGAAGCGTCTCCTGTCATGCTTGGCGATTCGATGATTGAACCTCCGGTCACGACAGATTTTCTGGAAGAGTCTCCCGTCCTGCTTGATGAAAGCATGTCGTCCACTGTTGACAGCGCTGTTGTCGAGGTTGAACAACCCAAGGTGAAATGTGTGCCGGGACTCTTCCAAAATCCGGATGATTTCAAACAGGAAATGGATCGCCGGGCCAGACAGGCCTATGAGGCACTCAAAGGCAATTCCCTGATTCTTAAAGATCTCATTTCTTCTGATTTCAAAACGGCCTCCATGCTGGTTCAATTTGGCAATGAGATTCCCCCTGAAGCCAAACAAGTACAAATTGCCATGGAAAACCTGCTGGCGGAATATCAGGCCAAAGGCTACCGGCTGGCCTATGCCGGGCAATCGCGTCAACAATATCAGGCCTCCAAAGTGCTGGCGGGAGACATTGTGCGGATCCTGCCCCTGAGTTTACTGCTGATGGTCGGCAGTCTGGCCTTGTCATTCCGTTCAGCCCGGGGCGTTTTGATTCCGTTGGCTGTGATCGCCCTGGGCATGACCTGGACATTTGGTATTTTTTCCATTGTTGGTGAAAATCTGAATCCGGTGACCATGGTTCTACCACCACTGTTGATCTGCGTGGGCAGTGCCTATGTTATTTTTACAGTGAACCAATTTTATCAGGAAATCAAAGCTGGACACAACACGGACCGCCGATCTCTGCTGGATCATACGGTGGCTCATGTGACAGTTCCGTTGTTTGTCACCGCCTTAACAACAGTGGCTGGATTTGCGGCATTGATTGCCAGTCCAATTCCCGCTATCAAAAGCATGGGCTTGTATGCCTGTATCGGAGTGACCATCATTATTGCGCTGTCGTTGACATTGGTACCAGCCATGCTGTCGTTGATGAACATTCCAGTTTACAAGGAACGAGAGCTGAAACCCGGAAAACTGGATGATATGCTGAATTTCATGGCCAATCTGGTTGGAAATTACCCCAAGCACCTGCTCTCCATGTGGATTGGAATCGGCGCATTGGGATTGGTGGGCGTTACCTGGATTGAAGTGAACAGCGAAGGTGGAGCCTTTCCCGCGGACACACCCATCATGCAGGATCTCAAACTGATCGAAGATCAACTTGCCGGAACCAACAGTCTGAGACTGGTGTTCCAGAATGACGCGGATCCACATCAATTAAGAACAGCGGCTATGATGCGAAAACTGGATGTACTCAAACACATGCTCATGGAGCCTGATCCGGAAAGCCCCATTCTAAAAATCGAGGGTTTGCGGATTGATAAAGTCTACACCTTGACCGAGTACCTCAAGTTACGTTATCCGAATTTAGATGAACTGACCGATCGCGGTGTTGAACGATTTATCGAACAACTCAGAGCCAACAAGGGACCCAAATTTATCAGTGACAATAATGAGTTGCTACAGTTGACAGTCCGTCTGCAAACCAGTGGTTCCACTGCGTTTCTGCAATTACGGTCACATCTTGAAAAAATATTGCCTGAAATGTTTCCGGGGTTCACCATCCGTTACACGGGTGGCGGTGTTCTGGCCAGTGAATCAGCGGACAACATCGCCCGCAGTCAGGTCAGCAGTATGCTTCTGGCGTTGACCATCATTTTTGTCATTCTGTCAGCCATGTTCATGTCTGTTAAAATGGGCGTGCTGGCATTGTATCCCAACATTGTGCCCATTCTGGTATTTTTCGGAGTTCTGGGCTGGCTCTCAATTCCGCTGGGTGTGACCATCTCTGTCATTGCCGCGATCGCCCTTGGAATAGGGGTGGATGATACCATTCATTATTTGGCGCATTTCAATGAAAACGTGAAAAAAATGCGTAACGAACGCGAAGCATCCCTGTTCACACTGAGACAGGTGGGGCGTCCAGCCACTTACACGACCGTTTCGCTCTGTCTGGGGTTTGGTGTGTTTATGATGTCAGAAATGGAGACACAGGTTCTCTTCGGCGCTTTGGTCTGCTTCACCTTGCTGGTCTGCTGGATGGCGGACATGAATTTTACACCGGCGATCACCACAAAAACCAAAATCATCACGGCCTGGGACTATGTGGGAATGCAACTCGATGAAGCATTTCTGAAAACTCTGGAAATTTTTCAGGGCATGTCACTCAAGGAAATCAAACTGGCCACGCTGTCAGCCTACACCATTGATTTGGAACCGGGAAAACTGCTGTTCAGGGAGAAGGATTCCGGGTATGAAGCCTATGTCATCATCAAGGGCAAAATTCAGTTGTATCGGGAAGCAGAATTTCATGGCACACAGAAAATCGTTTCAGAACATATTCCCGGTGAAACTCTTGGCGTGCGTGGACTGTTCCGCAAGTCTAAACGGACTACCTCAGCGGTGGCGCTTGAAAACACACAGGTGTTGGTACTCAATGATGATATTCTGAAAAAACTGATGGGACGTTATCCCGACGTAGCGACCCGTCTCTTTAAAAACTTTGCGACCACCCTGGCCAGACCGATCCAGAATGCGGAGCGGCAGGTTGCTTTTAAATATGCCCAGATGCTTGGAGAGTTTGAGGGCGATCCTGAAGCGTATGTTACTTTTCTAACAGAGATCGTGGACAGAATTGTCGCGGATGGCTCTATGAGTCCTCAGGAAAAACAGGAAATTGAAACCATTGTTTATGCCGATGGCAAGGTGACACCGGAAGAACAGACTCAGTTGGATCGTCTCAACGCCTTGATTGATTCGGGGGAACTGGTGGAAGAAGAATCGCTGGAAGATCTGGTGAACGCCATCATCGCCGACGGTGAAATTTCACCGGAAGAACGCAAGGCGCTCAACAAGGCGATTTATGCCGATCACAATGTCAGTGCTGAAGAACAGGCTCAGATTGACCGATTGAACCAGATGATTCAGGACAGAAAGGTGATTGAACACAAACCCGCCTTTGAAAGCATCTTTCAACAAATGACTCCGAGGGAAATTCGCTGGCTTCGGCACACTTTTGAAATCAAACATATTCCTCAGGGAATGCGTGTTTACTCTGAAGGTGATTTTGGCGATTACATGCTGATCGTCATGAACGGAAAATTCAATATCCATGTGAAGGAAAAAGGCCAGGATTACACCATTGCCACCATTTTTGAAGGCGATGTGATCGGTGCGGTATCCATTATTCTTAAAGATTACATAAGGTCTCACAGTGCTTCTGTTCTGGAAGAAGCGGAGGTCATGTTCATGAGTCTCAAAGGTCTGGATCGGTTGGAAAAGACCCATCGCAAACTGGCATCAAAATTTTATTTCAACATGGTGTGCATGTTCTCTGACCGTCTGGAAGAGTGCCTCGATCAATTACAGGGGTAA
- a CDS encoding sulfite exporter TauE/SafE family protein codes for MIADSWVYDLLSMVAAWGTSLLSGVVGMGGGLTLIAIMLMYMDYWIVLPVHGVVQLASNSSRSLFLFRSIHWRYVAEYCVGLIPLGALGLLMIGKTNVVYIKLFIGGFILFVVYFPFRRFVWRHPQREFVLAGGLCGFFSMIAGGAGPLLAPFFLEKPLSRESVVSTQAACQLVTHLMKIVAFGVIWQFPFQEYGTLIIGMILAVILGTYMGKRILVRNLSEQRFRLIYKIVLTLLALKFLCWDRLRPLLQPYF; via the coding sequence ATGATAGCTGATTCATGGGTTTATGACCTGCTCAGCATGGTTGCGGCCTGGGGAACCTCCCTGCTTTCAGGCGTGGTCGGTATGGGCGGTGGACTCACTCTGATCGCGATCATGCTCATGTACATGGATTACTGGATTGTTCTCCCGGTGCATGGCGTGGTCCAGTTGGCCAGTAATTCTTCCAGATCCCTCTTTTTATTCCGCTCCATCCACTGGCGATATGTCGCTGAATATTGCGTTGGACTGATTCCTTTGGGCGCGTTGGGACTGTTGATGATTGGCAAAACCAATGTGGTTTATATCAAATTGTTCATTGGGGGATTCATTCTGTTTGTAGTTTATTTTCCCTTCCGCCGGTTTGTCTGGCGACATCCCCAAAGAGAATTTGTGTTGGCAGGTGGTTTGTGTGGATTTTTTTCCATGATCGCAGGCGGTGCCGGTCCATTGCTGGCGCCTTTTTTTCTGGAAAAACCACTTTCCAGAGAATCTGTGGTTTCCACCCAGGCGGCTTGCCAGTTAGTCACACACTTGATGAAAATTGTGGCGTTTGGTGTGATCTGGCAATTCCCGTTTCAGGAATATGGCACACTGATCATCGGTATGATTTTGGCGGTAATCCTCGGCACGTACATGGGAAAACGCATTCTGGTCCGGAATCTGTCAGAACAGCGTTTCCGGCTGATTTACAAAATTGTCTTAACACTCCTTGCGCTCAAATTTTTGTGTTGGGATAGACTGCGCCCTTTGCTTCAACCATATTTTTGA
- the thrH gene encoding bifunctional phosphoserine phosphatase/homoserine phosphotransferase ThrH, whose amino-acid sequence MKPTQALQTVTCLDFEGVLIPEIWVGLARRTGIEQLKLTTRDIVDYDELMRLRLKVLDEHNLTLKDIHEVVKTMDPLEGALDFLTWLRQRTEVIILSDTFREFVAPLLAKLGYPTIFCHSLILDDNLKIINYQLRQKDQKRHAVKALKGLNYQVVASGDSYNDLSMLEEAHAGIFFQPTEKITREYPQYPVTRNYEELKARLSEAAGLNH is encoded by the coding sequence ATGAAACCAACTCAAGCTTTGCAAACTGTTACCTGCCTTGATTTTGAAGGCGTTCTGATTCCTGAAATCTGGGTTGGACTTGCCCGGCGCACCGGGATTGAGCAACTCAAACTGACAACACGTGATATCGTCGATTATGATGAACTGATGCGTTTACGGCTTAAAGTTCTCGATGAACACAATCTCACACTGAAAGACATTCATGAAGTGGTCAAAACAATGGATCCTCTTGAAGGCGCACTGGATTTTCTGACCTGGTTACGTCAACGGACAGAAGTGATCATTTTATCAGATACCTTCAGGGAATTTGTCGCGCCGTTGCTGGCAAAACTGGGGTATCCTACTATTTTCTGTCATTCGCTGATTCTTGATGACAATCTGAAAATCATCAATTACCAACTGCGCCAGAAAGACCAGAAACGTCATGCGGTTAAAGCGTTGAAAGGCCTCAATTATCAGGTTGTTGCCTCGGGGGATTCCTATAATGACCTCAGTATGCTGGAAGAAGCTCATGCCGGGATCTTTTTTCAACCCACTGAAAAAATCACCAGGGAATATCCTCAGTATCCAGTCACCCGGAATTATGAAGAACTCAAGGCTCGACTCTCTGAGGCCGCTGGACTGAACCACTAA
- a CDS encoding response regulator — translation MMSDHSVLMALLTAIVGTLIVLLLFNRQLKREVHARTMRISEIYKDLQMSEAKYRSLFSENHDAILLIDIDGLNIMDANEASVRLYEYSREELLNLNILQISAEPEETKIALENAATETGRFVPLRWHLKKNGVRFPVEISLIPFRWNHQQVVCAVNRDITDRIRYEEEMKIAREYAEKANQLKSQFLANMSHEIRTPMNVVLGTVELLSRSHTTPEQKEFLKTIEQSGNHLLEIINAILDLSKLDSGIELHETVFDLHECVSATLHMLKAQADKKNIPIVYRFGAHVPRYITADQTRVRQLLLNLVGNAVKFTNTGEIAVAIIVQQQQQDRVELQFSVSDSGIGIPEDKISLLFNPFTQVDSSLTRQYSGTGLGLAISKRLAEAMDGKIWVESEQGKGSIFFFCIQVKIPETVLISKITESTVEPEANNEDMVTETMRILVVEDNPDNQTLIHHFITLAGYSAEFAGNGKEALEAVSGTNYDLVLMDIQMPEMDGLEATRQIRQRDPENPKPYIVAMTAHAMVEHERQCIEAGMNDYLNKPLTIESIQKIIHKYQQKIMVRP, via the coding sequence ATGATGTCAGATCACTCGGTCTTGATGGCATTGCTCACCGCAATTGTGGGGACATTGATTGTTCTGTTGCTGTTCAATCGCCAGTTGAAACGCGAAGTACATGCCCGCACAATGCGTATTTCAGAAATTTATAAAGATCTTCAGATGAGCGAAGCCAAGTATCGTTCGCTGTTTTCTGAAAATCACGATGCGATCCTGTTGATTGACATTGATGGACTGAATATCATGGATGCCAATGAGGCCTCAGTCCGGCTTTATGAGTATTCCAGAGAAGAATTACTTAATCTAAATATTCTCCAAATCAGTGCTGAACCTGAAGAGACAAAGATTGCGCTGGAAAATGCCGCCACAGAAACGGGACGGTTTGTGCCCTTGCGCTGGCATCTGAAAAAAAACGGGGTTCGGTTTCCGGTAGAAATATCTCTCATTCCATTTCGCTGGAATCACCAGCAGGTAGTGTGCGCGGTGAATCGGGACATCACGGATCGGATCCGGTATGAAGAAGAAATGAAAATAGCCCGGGAATATGCCGAAAAAGCCAATCAACTCAAATCCCAGTTTCTGGCAAATATGAGCCATGAAATCCGGACACCGATGAATGTGGTGCTGGGCACTGTGGAATTGCTCTCCAGAAGCCATACCACTCCTGAGCAAAAAGAATTTTTAAAGACCATTGAGCAAAGTGGAAATCATCTGCTCGAAATCATCAATGCCATTCTAGATCTCTCGAAACTGGATTCTGGAATAGAGTTGCATGAAACCGTGTTTGATCTGCATGAATGTGTCAGTGCGACACTGCATATGCTCAAAGCCCAGGCTGATAAAAAAAATATTCCGATTGTGTACCGGTTCGGGGCCCACGTTCCCCGCTACATCACAGCCGATCAGACCAGGGTTCGCCAGTTGCTACTCAATCTGGTGGGCAACGCTGTCAAGTTCACCAACACGGGAGAAATCGCGGTTGCCATTATTGTGCAACAACAGCAACAGGACAGGGTGGAACTCCAGTTTTCAGTCAGTGATTCCGGCATCGGGATTCCTGAAGATAAAATCAGTTTATTGTTCAATCCCTTCACTCAGGTAGATTCATCGCTGACCAGGCAGTACAGTGGAACAGGTCTGGGGTTGGCCATTTCCAAACGACTGGCGGAAGCCATGGATGGAAAAATATGGGTGGAAAGCGAACAGGGGAAGGGGTCCATTTTCTTTTTCTGTATCCAGGTCAAGATTCCGGAAACGGTGTTGATCTCCAAAATAACTGAATCAACGGTTGAGCCGGAAGCCAATAATGAGGATATGGTTACTGAGACCATGCGGATTCTTGTGGTGGAAGACAATCCGGATAATCAGACGTTGATTCATCATTTTATCACACTGGCAGGATATAGCGCGGAGTTTGCCGGCAATGGAAAAGAAGCGCTTGAGGCTGTTTCAGGCACCAACTATGATCTGGTGTTGATGGATATTCAGATGCCTGAAATGGACGGATTGGAAGCGACTCGACAGATTCGACAACGGGATCCTGAAAATCCGAAACCATATATTGTGGCCATGACTGCTCACGCAATGGTTGAGCATGAGCGTCAGTGTATTGAAGCCGGAATGAATGATTATCTCAACAAGCCTCTCACCATTGAGTCAATTCAAAAAATCATTCATAAATATCAACAAAAAATAATGGTTCGTCCCTGA
- a CDS encoding cyclic nucleotide-binding domain-containing protein, translated as MAFEKNGLVLPENIRDLWEKIQQEMANHTDLLDDESQQKLHQITQRYGSVLANMVQLNDIKREDELKKQNARVELLKNVPLFKELAPIDLLGLAQKMQERLVKPGMNLLTQDQTADAVYYLEEGNVEIYVNNELVAVRGRNECFGEMSCLRGEFKASATVRTLTFSRVLRIERKFFMEVVNKTPRLWKLLFRESSERLQMITRRLSEVLQHTPQGLVKVDRDGNITNEFSTQFMKYFNVSRIAGQPFHELMFQNDLTAKQDWVQVYPLLYEDTLMDFKQIAELFPHQTTLINAQQETQTLVLSYYPCFSPAGDILAVDIGLEDITEKLALSRKSEHLETERRVMQKIYDNPDAYINVLQLMDESLYQLSLFEKYMDSGNQPASEFMTQLVRDIHSLKGSCGMFELTEIKDLAHHLEDYLKDVRQQKSNTDKYFHMRQELAKHMNSAHMLLDSMSDDLKARLTGIVLSPERFQMLKQAAETENLEQLRQLVNQLETLPLRAMIKGWNDEIRRLSETLGKKVKFLATGDNILVSKQIFEALSAPLVHVIRNSVDHGIELPEDRLRQDKEETGLIQFYAFTENNQLMIHLSDDGQGLNYENILKKAKQQNIVDQAQIESLSAKGELWKILMLPEFSTAEEVTDLSGRGIGMNAVQVAVEELGGSLEIESEQGQGMTLKITIPEFV; from the coding sequence ATGGCTTTTGAAAAAAACGGGCTGGTACTGCCCGAAAATATTAGAGATTTATGGGAGAAAATTCAGCAGGAAATGGCAAACCATACGGATTTACTGGATGATGAATCTCAGCAGAAACTCCATCAGATTACCCAGCGGTATGGTTCGGTCCTGGCCAATATGGTTCAACTCAATGACATCAAACGTGAGGATGAACTCAAAAAACAGAACGCCAGAGTCGAACTGCTGAAAAATGTGCCCTTATTCAAAGAACTGGCACCCATTGATTTGTTGGGGCTTGCGCAAAAAATGCAGGAACGCCTCGTGAAACCGGGGATGAATCTGCTCACACAGGATCAAACAGCGGATGCTGTGTATTATCTGGAAGAAGGCAACGTGGAAATTTATGTCAACAATGAACTGGTCGCTGTGAGGGGACGCAATGAATGCTTTGGCGAAATGTCCTGTTTGCGCGGCGAATTCAAGGCCTCCGCAACTGTCAGAACCCTCACCTTCAGCAGAGTGTTGAGGATTGAACGAAAATTTTTCATGGAGGTCGTCAATAAAACCCCCCGTTTATGGAAGCTCCTGTTCAGAGAATCATCAGAACGCCTGCAGATGATCACCCGCCGCCTCAGTGAAGTGCTTCAGCACACCCCTCAGGGCCTGGTCAAAGTGGACAGGGATGGAAACATCACCAATGAGTTTTCGACACAATTCATGAAATATTTCAACGTGAGCCGTATCGCTGGACAGCCGTTTCATGAATTGATGTTTCAAAATGATCTCACTGCCAAACAAGACTGGGTACAGGTTTATCCCCTGCTCTATGAAGACACCCTGATGGATTTCAAACAAATCGCGGAATTGTTCCCGCATCAGACCACCCTGATTAACGCTCAACAGGAAACACAGACTCTGGTTTTGTCCTATTACCCCTGCTTTAGCCCGGCAGGTGATATCCTCGCGGTTGATATCGGACTGGAGGATATCACGGAAAAACTGGCCTTGTCCCGAAAAAGTGAACATCTCGAAACAGAGCGCCGGGTTATGCAAAAAATATATGATAATCCTGATGCGTATATCAATGTCTTACAGTTGATGGATGAATCGCTGTATCAGTTGAGCCTATTTGAGAAATATATGGACAGTGGCAATCAGCCTGCTTCAGAGTTCATGACTCAACTGGTTCGTGATATTCATAGTCTCAAAGGCAGTTGCGGCATGTTTGAACTCACTGAAATCAAGGATCTTGCCCATCATCTGGAAGATTATCTGAAAGATGTCCGGCAACAGAAAAGCAACACTGATAAATATTTTCATATGAGACAGGAACTGGCAAAACACATGAATTCCGCTCACATGTTACTGGACAGCATGAGTGATGATTTGAAAGCAAGGTTGACAGGTATTGTGCTCTCTCCTGAACGCTTCCAAATGCTGAAACAGGCGGCAGAAACAGAAAACCTTGAACAGCTACGTCAACTGGTGAATCAACTGGAAACTCTGCCCTTGCGAGCCATGATCAAGGGGTGGAATGATGAAATTCGCAGATTGAGTGAAACTTTGGGGAAAAAAGTGAAATTCCTGGCGACTGGTGACAACATTCTGGTTTCAAAGCAGATTTTTGAAGCCCTGAGCGCTCCGCTGGTCCATGTGATCCGCAATTCTGTGGACCATGGAATTGAACTGCCTGAAGACCGATTGCGGCAAGACAAGGAGGAGACAGGGCTGATTCAGTTTTACGCTTTCACAGAAAACAATCAGTTGATGATTCATCTCTCTGATGATGGACAGGGACTGAATTATGAGAACATCCTGAAAAAAGCGAAACAGCAGAACATCGTGGATCAGGCACAGATTGAATCATTGAGCGCCAAGGGAGAACTCTGGAAAATTCTGATGCTTCCGGAGTTCAGCACAGCGGAGGAAGTCACCGATCTCTCAGGACGGGGAATTGGTATGAATGCGGTGCAGGTTGCCGTAGAAGAACTGGGTGGCTCTCTGGAGATTGAAAGTGAACAGGGGCAGGGCATGACGCTGAAAATCACGATTCCCGAATTTGTCTGA
- a CDS encoding glutamate-5-semialdehyde dehydrogenase yields MSTTLIKQTQTARQASTLLGILSDQQRNQVLLAIAEQLRQHTADIISENQKDLEHAQTMVHEGKLSQSSYQRLILTPKKVEQMAQNMESVAKLSDPLGKIQMATMLDDGLELYRVTYPIGVILIIFESRPEVMMQITALTLKSGNAAILKGGTEARYSNRILYDLIQQVLKRFEYIPEGAVNLVQTREEIAELVQLSEWIDLIIPRGSNSLVQHIQAHSRVPVLAHADGICHVFLDEYAEPQKSTSLVIDAKTEYPAVCNAMETLLVHTGFSSATLASILQKLQEANVELRLCEATMNRLNLQELKPCVKATTEDWQTEYTDLILSVKTVGSLQEAIDHINLYGSKHTDCIVTENAENAEKFMNTVDSSSVFWNASTRFADGFRYGFGAEVGISTSKTHARGPVGLDGLVIYKYKLYGTGQCVATYNKGGKPYRHTTIDTTSSSWKFPSQP; encoded by the coding sequence ATAAGTACTACATTAATCAAGCAGACTCAAACCGCACGGCAGGCCTCAACCCTGCTGGGCATACTTTCAGATCAGCAAAGAAACCAGGTGCTTCTTGCTATCGCCGAACAGTTGAGACAGCATACTGCGGATATTATCAGCGAAAATCAAAAAGATCTGGAGCACGCCCAAACCATGGTTCACGAGGGCAAACTATCCCAGAGTTCGTATCAACGATTGATTCTGACACCCAAAAAAGTCGAACAGATGGCGCAAAACATGGAAAGTGTCGCCAAACTTTCGGATCCCTTGGGCAAGATCCAGATGGCTACGATGCTGGATGACGGACTTGAACTGTATCGTGTGACGTATCCCATCGGTGTGATATTGATTATTTTTGAATCAAGACCTGAAGTCATGATGCAGATCACTGCCTTGACCCTCAAATCAGGCAATGCCGCCATCCTCAAGGGCGGTACAGAAGCAAGATATTCCAACCGGATTTTATATGATCTGATTCAACAGGTGCTGAAGCGCTTTGAGTATATTCCTGAAGGGGCAGTGAATCTGGTGCAAACACGTGAAGAAATCGCTGAACTCGTTCAACTCAGTGAGTGGATTGATCTGATTATTCCGAGGGGGAGCAATTCATTGGTGCAACATATTCAGGCGCATTCAAGAGTTCCAGTGTTGGCACATGCGGATGGCATTTGCCACGTGTTCCTCGATGAATATGCTGAACCACAAAAAAGCACATCACTGGTGATTGATGCGAAAACTGAATATCCGGCGGTTTGTAACGCAATGGAAACGTTGTTGGTACACACCGGTTTTTCATCTGCAACTCTCGCATCAATTTTACAAAAATTGCAGGAGGCTAATGTCGAATTGAGATTGTGTGAAGCGACCATGAACCGACTCAACCTTCAGGAATTAAAACCATGTGTGAAAGCGACAACAGAGGATTGGCAAACGGAATATACCGATCTGATTCTGTCCGTCAAAACGGTAGGATCTTTACAGGAGGCGATTGATCATATCAATCTGTATGGGTCAAAACACACGGACTGTATTGTGACTGAAAATGCTGAAAATGCTGAAAAATTTATGAATACAGTCGATTCGTCCAGTGTCTTCTGGAATGCGTCAACGCGATTTGCGGATGGCTTTCGTTATGGTTTTGGTGCGGAAGTCGGCATCAGCACCAGCAAGACTCATGCGCGAGGTCCTGTGGGACTGGATGGACTCGTGATTTATAAATACAAACTGTATGGAACGGGGCAATGTGTGGCAACATACAATAAAGGAGGAAAGCCTTATCGTCATACCACTATTGACACAACCAGTTCTTCCTGGAAATTTCCCTCACAACCATAA